The Pyxidicoccus sp. MSG2 DNA segment CGAACCCCTCCAGGGCGGCGCGAAGGTGGAGCGCCGCGAAGCGCTTGCGGCCCAGTGCGTGGTAGTAGCGCCCCGCCAGCTCGTTCCCCAGGGCCTCGTCCTGGAGGAAGCCCTCGGCGTGGGCCCCGTCGATGGCGGCGTCGTAGAGGGCCATCGCCTCCACGTGCCGCCCCTCGAGCCGGGCCACCTCGGCGGCGACGAGCTGGTGCTTGTGGCGGAAGTTCTCCGGGCAGCGCTCCGCCCACGCGCCGAGCTGGCGCTGGTTGGCGGCGATGCGGGCCAGGGCCTCGGCCCGTGTGTCTGAACCGTCGCCGCACCGGGCCGCCAGCAGTAGCGACGTCACGACGTTGTGCCTGGAGATGCGGTGCGAGCCCCGGATGTGCACGATGAGGCGGCCCGCCACCTCGGACAGCCGCCAGGCCTCGTCGAAGTCGCCCAGCAGGTACGCAACGAAGAGGCGCAGGATGGCGTGGAAGCCGCGGTTGAGGGGCGCCACCTCCTTCGCGGCGAGGAAGGCCGCCTCGTCGAAGTCGTCGTCGTCGAAGCGGGCCGGCCGGTGGGTGTGTCCCTGCAGGGCGCGGATGGTCTGGCGCAGGAGGGTGGCGGTGTCCTGCATGGGCACATCACCGCACTTGCGGAGGAAGGACAGGCACGTCTCGACAGAGGCGAGCACGCGGGGCAGCTCGGTGCCCATGGCCAGCTCGGTGTTGATTCCGGTGATGAGCGCGTAGCCCGCGAAGTGCAGGTCTCCACCGGCGAGCCCCACCGCGAAGGCGCGGCGCACCAGGGGCGGGTTGGCGCGCAGCGGCATCACCCAGTGGTTCAGGGACAGCAATGAGACGAGCGCCCGGCATTCCTGCCGGGGGTCTCCCTGCCGCCGGCCCAGCTCCGCCGCCATGCTCGCGAAGGCATGGCCGGACACGGGGTCCCCCGCGCCCATGGACAGCATCATCCCGTGGCCCCCGTACACCACGGGCGCCCACGGGGAGTTGCCATGCTCCAGCGTGAGGTTGAGGGCGCGCGTGTTGACGAGGGCGAAAAGCTCCGGGTGGATGTAGTAGGCCACGTTGTCCAGCTCCGCCAGCAGCCGCACGCAGGCCAGCAGCGCCGGGTCCTCCAGGCGCGGCGCGTCCAGCAGGTCCTCCACCGAGCGGCCCTTCATGAGCGGCCCCACCCGGGCCAGCTCCTCGGCGAGCGCCTGCGTGTAGTCGTGCTCCGGCAGCTCCACGCCGAACAGCCGCAGTCCCGACAGCGCCCACCGGAGCCCCTCGTCGAAGCGGGCGTTGATGGCATTCGCGAGCACCAGGAGGCAGTACAGGTTCGCCTGCTCCAGCCGCGAGGGCGCCAGCTCCAGCGCGGTGCGCACCAGCCTCCCGGCCAGCTCGAGGTCTCCCGAGAAGTACGCGCACTCCGCCGCCTCCTTGTGCAGGCGGAAGACCTGCTCCCGGCGCGCGTCCCACTGTTCCCTGGGGAGCAGCTCGATGCCGCGCAGCAGGTACACCAGCGCCGCGCCGAACGCCGCCGTTCCCTTGGCCTTGAGGCCCGCGCGGAAGTTGAGCTCGGCCAGCTCCAGCCCCTCCACGGTTTCGCCGGGCCGCTCCAGGCCCAGGTGGAGGTGGTCCACCGCCGCGAAGAGCCGCTCGTCGAGCAGGTCCCCCCTGGCCTCGCGCAGCAGCAGGCGCCCGGCCTCGCGGTGCACGTGCCGCCGCTCGTCCTCGGAGAGCAGGGCGTACGCCGCCTGGCGGATCCGGTCATGCGCGAAGACGTAGGTCGCCTCCCGCCCCGGGACGTCGGGCGCCGCGGGGTCTTCGCCGCGCGGGGGCCTGCCTCCCTCCCGCTCCGGGATGAGCAGTCCCTCGCGCAGGAGGTGCCAGAGCGCCGAGGCCGCGTCATCCCTGGAGTCATCCACCAGCGCGGACAACAGCGACAGCCGCACCCGGTCCCCCAGGCAGGAGGCGACCTTCAGGGCGCGCTGGGCCCGCTCCGGCAGTTGGCGGATGGTGGCCATCATCAGCTCCACCACGTTCTCCGTCACCTGCACCCGCGCCAGCCGGTCCAGGTCCCACTGCCACTCGCCACGCTCCAGGTCGAAGGTCAGCAGGCCGGACTGGTGGAGCAGCCGCATCAGCCGGGTGAGGAAGAGCGGGTTGCCGGCTGTCTTGCGCAAGAGGCAGTCCGCCAGCGGGCGGGCGCGCGCGGGGCCGCAGCGGAAGGTGTCGGCGCACAGCGCGGTGACGGCGGCCAGGTCCAAGGGGGCCAGCTCGAGCGTGCGGAAGGGCATCGCCTCCTCTTCGCGCAGGGACGCCAGCAGCCGGGACAGCGGGTGGTTCTCGTCCACCTCGCGCGGCCGGTACGCGCCCACCACCAGGACGTGACACGACTCCGGGTCCGCGGCCAGGTGGTGGAGGAGTTGGAGCGAGCCGGGGTCCGCCCACTGCAGGTCCTCCAGGAACAGCACCAGCACGTGCTCGGCGGACGCGAGCGCCTGGACGAAGGACTGGAAGACGAGCTGCAGTCGCGCCGTGGCCTCCACCGGCGCCAGCGGCAGGGGCGCGGGCTGTGGGCCCAGCAGCGCGTCCAGCTCCGGGATGATGTCGCTGATGACACGGCTGTTGGGGCCCAGCGCCGCGCGCAGCCGGCGCCGCCAGCCCTCGCGAGCCTCCGGGGGCTGTTCCTCCAGCCGGTGCATCAGTCCCTGGAAGGCCTCCACGAAGGCCGGGTAGGGCACATTGCCCCGGAGGATGGCGAACTTGCCGCTCAGCACGTGGTCTCCCGGCGCGGCGCGGCGGCCCAGCTCCCGGATGAGCTCCGACTTGCCGATGCCCGCCTCGCCCGCGAGCAGGACGCCCTCGCTGCGGCCGTGGCGCGCACGCTCCAGCGCCTCGCGCAGCCGCGCCAGCTCGCGCTCGCGGCCGTACAGGCGCGGGGGGAAGGTGAGCTGGCGGGCCAGGTCCACGCGGCCCAGCTCGAACGAGCCCACGGGCCCCGAGGCCTGCCGGCGCCGCGTCTCCAGCAGGTCCGCGAGGAGCGCCTCGGCGCTCTGGTAGCGCTCCTCCGGCATCTTCGCGAGCAGCTTCAGCACCAGGTCCGAGAGGATTTTCGGGACGGCGGGGTTGGCGAAGGCGGGCGGCACGGGCGGCTTCGCCAGGTGGGCGTGCACCAGCTCGGCCGGGTCCATGGACACGAAGGGCGGCAGCCCGGTGAGCAGCTCGTAGAAGGTGGCGCCCAGCGAGTAGAGGTCCGCGCGGTGGTCGATGGGGCGGTTCATCCGCCCGGTCTGCTCGGGGGCCACGTAGGGCAGGGCCCACTGCAATTCGCCCGGCATCTCGTGGCTGGGGGGCAGCCCGGCCACGCGCGTGGCGAGGTCGAAGTCGACGACGGTGACGTGCCGGCTGCCGGCGCCCACCACCATGTTGGTGGGGTTGAGGTCGCGGTGGATGACGTGCTGCTGGTGCAGGCTGGCGATGATGCCGGCGAGCTGGAGGGCCAGTTCCAGGAAGGCGTCCATGGCCACCGGCCGGCGCCCCAGCCACTCCTGGAGGTTCTGCGGGCCGGCGTCCTCCAGGATGAGGGACGGCATGCTCGCCGCGTCCTCCTCCAGCGTCACCGGCCGCGAGACGCCGGGCACCTCGCCGTGGAGGGAGCGCAAGAGTGAGTACTCGTGGCGCAGCATGGCCACGCTGCCGGTGGCGAGCGGGCCGGCGCGCACCCGCTTGACGACCAGGGGCTCGCCGTCCTGCTTGAGGCCTCGCAGCACCACGTAGCGGCGCCCGCGGTGGATTTCCCGCAACCCCTCGTCACCACCGAGCGCCTGGAGCATCGCGCGACTCCCCACCTCCATCCATTCTCCTCCTTGAGGATTTGGATGGTGGGGCGCCGGAGCACTCCCGGGAGCCGTTGCCCGGGCGCTCGCCAGCGGTGTCGCGGGGTGTTCTTGCCAGCGGGGCGCTGGCTTCCCACCTCCCCTTCATGACGGTGCTGCCAGAAGGGCTGTGCTACCTGCCCATATGCATGGCGTGGTGGGCCGGTGCGTGAGGCGGGCTACCCCACGCGCCGCAGGCCCGCCAGGTCCTCCGGCCGCAGGGCCCAGCGCGGCGGGGGGGGTGGCGTGGTGAGGGTGCCCGTCTGCACCGCCGGGAAGCCCTCCACCCGCGCGCCGTCCGGGAAGCTGGAGAGCGGCTTCACCAGGCTGCCCGCGCTCACGATGCAGCCCCGGCCCAGGCGGCTGCCGTCGCAGAGGATGGCGCCCGGCTCCACCAGGGTGCCGGCGCCCACGTGGCAGCCGTGCACCATGCAGCCCGGGCCGATGATGACGCCGTCCTCCAGCACCAATCCGCTGCTGTCCTGTGGCAGGTGCAACACGGTATTCGAAAGCACCTGCACACCCGCGCCGATGCGCACCGGCCCCTCGGAGTCGCCGACAATCTTCACCCCGGGCCCGATGATGCAGCCGGGACCGATGACCACGTCGCCGGACACCTCGGCGGTGGAGAAGAGGGTGGCCGTCGGGTGGACGAGCGGGTGCTTGTCCCGATACGTGTAGAGCTGTCCCATGGGGGCATCCTCGGCGCGGTCTCTCGCGGAAAAGGCGGTGAGGGGCTGGCCGGGCAGGGAGAGATTGCCGCCGCGCAGCCGCCGCAGTCGCTCCAGGTCGTCGGCGGTGGCGCGGCGGAGGAGCTGGCCGGGTCGGCCCTCCACCACCGACTCGTCCGGTACCACCATGCCGGAGGGAATGACGGTGCCCTCACCCACGAGGCAGCGCGCGCCCACGCGGGCGAAGGGCATGAGGATGGCGCCGCTGCCCACCTCGGACAGCGCCCCCACCTCCGCGCCCAGCACGACGCAGCGGTGGCCGAGCACCGCCCGCTCGCCCACGATGACGGGGTGCTCGGACGCGCCGGTGACGGTGGCATTCTCCAGCACGGCCGCGCCCGCCCCCAGCCGCACGGAGCCCCCATGGGAGCGAATCACCGCGCCCTGGGCGATGACGGCGCCAGGGCCCAGGTGGAGTGTCCCCAGGACCCGGGCGCTGCTGGCCAGACTGAAGTGCGCGGCCCCCCCGGTGGGTGCCCCGGGCGGGCTCACGGGTAGCAGGCTGATTCCCATTGTGTGAGCACCCTACACCCGGCCCTCCGACTTAAAGACGGCCCTCCGGCGCAGGTAGGCTGTCGGCCCCCCGACGCTTGGACGGATCGCCTCGCCTTCAGGTCCAGGGTCGGGCGGTGAATCCTCGGGGTTTCCCCTCAGGCGGTCAGGCGTGCCGCGCAGCGCTCGCCCGGCCGCGGGGTGGATCAGCGGCCAGGACTCACCCGGGGTCCGGGTCGCACGCACCGGGTCAGGCGACGGCGGCAGTCCCGTCCCTGGACGCCGTCGGACCTTCCTGACACAAGGTCGGCACGGAGGCATGCAATGTCGTCGGATACATCTCCCGCCGGTGCGGAGCCGTCGCCGGTGGTCGAGGCCGGAGGTCTGCCCGAGGTGGCGGCCCCCGGGCTGTGGACGTCCTTGAAGGAGGCCGTCCACGGGACGCGGCAGGACCTCACCCGGCTGCCGATACGGCGGGCCATCTTCCTGCTCTCCGTGCCCATGGTGCTGGAGATGGTGATGGAGTCCGTCTTCGCCGTGGTGGACGTCTTCTTCGTCGGCCGCCTGGGCGCGGACGCGGTGGCGACGGTGGGGCTGACGGAGTCGCTGCTCACCATCATCTACGCGGCGGCCATGGGGCTGAGCATCGGCGCCACGGCCCTGGTGTCCCGGCGCATCGGCGAGGGAGACCCGGAGCGCGCCGCGCGCACCGCGGTGCAGGCCATTGGCCTGGGCGTCGCGCTCGCAATCCCCATCGCCGTGGCGGGCGTCGTCTTCGCGCGGCCGCTGATGGCGCTGATGGGCGGCTCGCCGTGGGTGCTGGAGCACGGCGTGCGCTACACGCAGGTGATGCTGGGCGGCATGGGCAGCGTGCTGCTGCTCTTCCTCATCAACGCCATCTTCCGCGGCGCCGGGGACGCGGCCATCTCCATGCGCGTGCTGTGGCTGGCCAACGCCATCAACATCGTCCTCGCCCCCATGCTCATCTTCGGCGTGGGTCCCTTCCCGGAGCTGGGCGTCATGGGCGCGGCGGTGGCCACGACCTTCGGCCGCAGCTGCGGCGTGGCGTACCAGCTCTACCGGCTGGTGCGCGGGGACGGTCGGCTGAAGCTGCGGCGCGAGCACCTGAAGCTGGAGCCGGGGACGATGCTGGCCATGCTGAAGCTGTCCGGCGCGGGCACCGCGCAGGCGCTGGTGAACACCACCAGCTGGGTGGTGCTGGCGCGCATCGTCGCGACGTTCGGCAGCGCGGCGGTGGCGGGCTACACCATCGCCCTGCGCATCGTCCTCTTCGCGCTGCTGCCCTCGTGGGGCTTGAGCAACGCGGCCACCACGCTGGTGGGGCAGAGCCTGGGCGCGCGGCAGCCGGAGCGCGGTGAGCAGGCGGTGTGGACGGCGGCCCGCCTCAACGCCATCTTCCTGGGCACGGTGGGGCTCGTGTTCTTCGTCACCGCGGAGCCGCTGGTGGCGGCCTTCGCCCGCGAGCCGGAGGTCGTCTCCCACGCGTCCCACGCGCTGCGCATCATCAGCGGCGGCTTCCTCTTCTATGCCTTCGGCATGGTGCTGTCGCAGGCCTTCAACGGCGCGGGGGACACCACCACGCCCACCCTCCTCAACATCTGCTGCTTCTGGCTGCTGGAGGTGCCCCTGGCCTGGGTGCTCGCCGGGCCGGTGGGGATGGGGCCCTCGGGCGTCTTCCTGTCCATCGCCGTCGCCTTCTCCGTGCTGGCGGTGGCGGCGGTCATCCTCTTCCGGCGCGGCACCTGGAAACATCGCGAGGTCTGAAGCCCCATGTCCCTCCAGCTCCTCCCGAGCATCCTGGCGTGCGGGCTCGTCCTGGCCGCGTGTGGCTCCACCGTGGAGTTGCCGGACGACGCGGAGGCGTGCGCCGGCATCCGGTGCACGGCGGGCAGGTGCTTCTCCAACGGCGGTCAGCCCCAGTGCCGCTGCGGTGAGTGGGAGACCGCGGCCGGGGTGGACTGCGAGGTCAGCGCCTTCGAGGCGCCGGATGACCACGGGGCCTCTCCCGCGGACGCCACCGTGTTGACGCTGCCCATGGCCGCGCGGACGGCCGAGCTCCAGGTCGGCCGGCGCTCGGAGCTGAGGGACAGGGACCTCTTCGCCTTCACCGCCCAGGCGCGCCACGCGTACGCCTTCCGCTGCGGGCGGGTGAAGCTGGAGGAGTGCACGCTGCGCCTGCTGGACGCCTCGGGCCACCAGGCCCCGCTCACCGTGAGCCGGTTGCTGGAGGACGGCAGGGTGACGTGGGTGGGCGTGGCCCGGCCGGAGACGGCGGGCACCTGGTACGTGGAGGTGAGCAACGAGACGTTCGAGGGCAGCTACACGTATCAGCTGCTGGACCTGGGCGCGGACGACCATGGCGACAGCCGCGAGGACGCCACGAGGCTCCAGGCCCTCCGCGAGCCCATCGCCTTCCCGGTGACGCACAGCACGCCGGGGGACCGTGACGTCTTCACCTTCCGCGCCGTCGCGGGCCAGGGCTACCGCTTCAGCTGCGAGCAGTCGAACGCCATCTACCATGAGCTGAGGCTGACGACGGCGGGCGGGCGGGTGCTGGAGGTCCTCCCGCAGTTCGCGGTGGGCCGGGCCGCCGTCGGAGCGATGGCGACGGGGACGGAGGACTGGTTCGTGGAGCTGCTCGTCTCGTCCGGAACGTTCCCGGTGACGTCCTCCTGCCGGCTCGACGACCTGGGTCCCGACGAGCACGCGGACGGAGTGGAGGGCGCCACGCCGCTGATGCCCGGCTTCCCGGTGTCCGTCACCTTCCAGTCGAGGGCCGACACGGACGTGCTCTCCTTCACCGGTGAGCCCGGCCACATCTACACGCTGAAGTCGGGAGGGGCGGACGAGTGCGAGGCGAGGGTGACCGACGCCGCCGGGGTGCCGCTGGCCCTGGGCAGCTCCGGCTCGCTGAGCTTCGAGCCGGTGGTGCAGGGGACGTACTACCTCGTCCTGGCGCGGGGCTCCGCCTGGCTGCCTTCCTTCTTCCTCACGTGGGTGGACCTGGGGCCGGACGACCACGGCGACACGCCGGAGACCGCCACCTTCATCGGACAGGCGGCCGTCGCCACCGGCCGGTTCGAGTCGCCGCTGGATACGGACGCCATCGCCTTCTCCACCGAGGCCGGGGGCATCTACCGCGTCGACTGCGAGCCCGCGTGTGACATGTCCCTGGACACGCAGGGTCGCGTCCCGGCGGGCTTCGCCCAACTGGGGCCCGGACGGTACCTGGTCCACTCGTCGTGGCTGGAGCGCCGCACGCTCCTGCTCCGACCCCTGCCCGGCATCGAGAGCTTCACCCTGTGGTTGACGAAGGTGGCCACCGACGATTACGGCGACAGCGCCCTCGACGCGACACCGCTCACGCTGCCGGCCACCGTGTCCGGAATCCTCCATACGGGCGTGGACGAAGACGTCTTCACGGCGCAGTTGGTGATGCGGCGCCGGTATCAGTTGTCCATGACGGTGAGCGGGCTCCCGATAACGGTGACCGACCCGAATGGCTCCCTGATGTGGTTGTTCGGTGACGGGTTCACCACGAATGGCGCCGGCACGTACGTCATGCGGGTCCACGGGGGCGCGGGCCTGACGCAGCAGCCGTGGCGCTTCACGCTGCGCGAGCAGTGAGCGCGGGCCATCACTCCGGACGCCACTGCCACCCGGCCGACGGGTGGCGTGTGCGCTGGGGAACAGGGGCCGCCGCCGCGCGGGTGCGGCGCGTTGGCGGGGCGCGGGGCCATTCATAGCTCCAGTGCGCGCCGTCAACCCGAGGTCCGCACTTGCTTCGTTTTTCGCTCCGCGGGGGAGCCGCTCCCCTGGTCGTCACCGTGCTGCTCGCCCTCGCCGGCTGCGGCCCCACCTTCGAGATGGCGGACGACGAGGTCGCCTGCGAGGGCGTGCGGTGCACGGCGGGCACGTGCTTCTCCAACGCGGGCCAGCCCAGTTGCCGTTGCGGCGCCTGGGAGGACTCCGCCGGGCTGCTGTGCCAGGTCGCCGCCTTCGTGACGCCGGACGACCACGGAGGCTCGCCCGGAGAGGCCACGCCGCTGGACCTGGGCGGCCCGCACGAGGGCCGCATCAACGCCAGCACGCGCGGCCAGTCGGACCGGGACCTCTTCTCCTTCACCGCGAAGGCCGGCCACACCTACTTCTTCTACTGCGGGCAGCAGTCGGATTCGCTGCCCCGCTGCCTGCCGCGGCTGCTGGATGGCTCCGGCCGGCAGGTGAGCAGCTTCGTCCTCGACTCCAAGCGGAGCTCGTGGATTTTCACGGGGCTGGAGGAGGGCACCTGGTACGTCGAGGTGTCCGGCGACGGCGGCGTGACGGGGACGTACACGTACCAGCTCGTGGACATGGGGCTGGATGACTTTGGCGACTACCCGGCGGGGGCCTCGGGAATGGACCCGTCCGACGCGCCCTTCAAGGTGACGAGCACCTTCCTGGGGGACGAGGACGTCGTCCGCTTCCAGGCCGTGGCGGGCCACGCCTACCGCTTCAGCTGCGCGCTGCCGACGCTGGAGTCCGGCGTGGTGCTGCGGCTGATGGATGGCACGGGCCGGGTGGTGGACTCCGCCGAGGGGCTCGGAGTGCGCAACCAGCCCCGGCTGGACATGAAGGCCACCACGTCCGGGACGTGGTTCATGCAGGTGAGCCCGACGCTGGGCGACCCACCCCTGACCTTCGACTGCCGGCTGACGGACCTGGGGCTGGATGACCATGGAGACACGTCGGCCACCGCCACGCGGCTGACGGCCGGCGTGCCCGTCTCCGTGCGGATGCACTCGAGCAAGGACGTGGACGAGCTGGTCTTCACGGCCGTGGCGGGCCACGCCTATGCGCTGCGGCAGCAGCCCGCGCTTCCCGTGGACCTCCAGCTCTTCGACAGCGCCGGGAAGCGCCTGGGGGCGATTGCCGCCAACGCCTACCTTCCGATTCCCGCCGGTGGGGCGGGCGCGTATCACCTCAAGCTCACGCCTCCCCGGAACGGCATGTCGGACGAGCCCTTCCAGCTCGTGCTGGAGGACCTGGGCCCGGATGACCACCCCACCTACGTCGCGGACGCGGCCCGCTCTCCGCTGGGTGTCCCCATCTCCGTGCGCGCCCATTCCAGCTCGGACTTCGACACGCTCGCCTTCGAGACCGACCCGGACGGCGTCTACGTGGCGAGCTGCGAGCCCGAGTGCCTGATGAGCCTCAACGCCTATGGCTCGCGAAGCGGCTCGGAGCAGGAGCGCGTGAGCTCCAAGCACGTCACCGTCAATGGCGTCGCGTCGCTCACCGTCACGGTGCTGTCGACGTCCTTCCTGGAGGCCCACACGCTGAAGGTGGAGCGGGTGGGCACCGATGACTTCACGGGCGTCTCGAGCCAGGCCGCCCCGCTGGCGCTGCCCGCGTCGGGCAGCTTCGAGGCGGAGAACGACCTGGACGTCTTCACCGTCACGCTGGAGGCGGGCCGCACGTACAAGGTCGACGCGTCACCCTCCACGCTCGTGTCCATCTCGAAGCCCGGCGACCCGCAGCGGGTGCCGGCGGGGAGCTCGTTCACCGCGTCGCAGTCGGGCACCCATGTGGTGGCGCTCTGGCTGTCGGAAGGCAGCTACCCGGGGGCCTGGAGTCTGTCGCTGACGCCGGAGTGAGGTGGCTTGACTCGCGCGGTCCGGAAGGAGGCCAATGCGTCCCATGCGACGCTCGCTCCTCCTGGCCTCTCTCGTCCTGTTGTCCTCTGTCGCTTCCGCGGCGGAGGCGCCTCCACCCGCCGCTCCCGTGGCGGGGGCTCCAACGTCCTACGTCCTCAAGGCCGCGCGCCTGTTCGACGCGAAGGCGGGGAAGCTCGTCACGCCGGGCGTGGTGGTGGTGCAGGACGGGAAGGTGACGGCGGTGGGGGCGGGCGCGAATGTCCCCGCCGGAGCGCGCGTGGTGGAGCTGGGTGACGCCACGTTGCTGCCGGGCTTCATGGACGCGCACACGCACCTGACGGGCGAGCCGGGCCCGGACTGGCGTCAGGACCTCATCGACGACCTGCAGCGGACCATCCCCGAGCAGACACTGGAGTCGCTGCCGAAGGTGCGCGCGACGCTGATGGCCGGCTTCACCACGGTGCGCAACCTGGGGGCGCCGGACTTCATCGACGTGGGGCTGCGCAACTCCATCCGCCGGGGCACGGTGGTGGGGCCGCGCATCATCGCCGCCACGGTGGGGCTGGGGAGCACGGGTGGGCACTGCGACGGGGGCAACTCCTTCCGCAAGGGCGTGCTCGCGGAGGAGTCCACGCGCGGCGTGGCGAACGGCCCGGAGGCACTGCGCGCCCTGGTGCGGGAGAACCTCAAGTTCGGCGCGGACCTCATCAAGGTGTGCGCCACGGGCGGGGTGCTGAGCCTGAACTCGGACGTGGACTCGCCGCAGCTCACGCAGGCGGAGCTGGATGCCATCGTCGACGAGGCGCACGCGCGCAAGCGCAAGGTGGCCGCGCACGCGCACGGGGCGGAAGGGGCGAAGCGGGCCATCCGCGCGGGCGTGGACTCCATCGAGCACGGCTCGCTGCTGGATGACGAGGCGCTGGATTTGATGAAGAAGAAGGGCACCTGGTACGTGCCCACGGCCATGGCCTTCCAGGGCGTGCGGGAGCGCGCGGACAAGGGGATGTTGCCGGAGGAGAACATCAAGAAGGTCCGCGCGGTGGACGAGGCGCGGAGGCAGGCGCTGCGCAAGGCGATTGCGAAGGGCGTGCGGATTGCCTTTGGCACGGACGCGGGCGTCTTCGCGCACGGGCGCAACGCGGGCGAGTTCGCTCTGATGGTGGAGGCGGGCCTGCCGCCCGTGGAGGCGCTGCGCGCGGCCACCGTCAACGCGGCGGAGCTCTTGGGTGTGTCCTCGACGCTGGGCACGTTGGAGCCGGGGAAGCTGGCGGACGTGGTGGCGGTGCCGGGCAACCCGCTCCAGG contains these protein-coding regions:
- a CDS encoding AAA family ATPase; this translates as MEVGSRAMLQALGGDEGLREIHRGRRYVVLRGLKQDGEPLVVKRVRAGPLATGSVAMLRHEYSLLRSLHGEVPGVSRPVTLEEDAASMPSLILEDAGPQNLQEWLGRRPVAMDAFLELALQLAGIIASLHQQHVIHRDLNPTNMVVGAGSRHVTVVDFDLATRVAGLPPSHEMPGELQWALPYVAPEQTGRMNRPIDHRADLYSLGATFYELLTGLPPFVSMDPAELVHAHLAKPPVPPAFANPAVPKILSDLVLKLLAKMPEERYQSAEALLADLLETRRRQASGPVGSFELGRVDLARQLTFPPRLYGRERELARLREALERARHGRSEGVLLAGEAGIGKSELIRELGRRAAPGDHVLSGKFAILRGNVPYPAFVEAFQGLMHRLEEQPPEAREGWRRRLRAALGPNSRVISDIIPELDALLGPQPAPLPLAPVEATARLQLVFQSFVQALASAEHVLVLFLEDLQWADPGSLQLLHHLAADPESCHVLVVGAYRPREVDENHPLSRLLASLREEEAMPFRTLELAPLDLAAVTALCADTFRCGPARARPLADCLLRKTAGNPLFLTRLMRLLHQSGLLTFDLERGEWQWDLDRLARVQVTENVVELMMATIRQLPERAQRALKVASCLGDRVRLSLLSALVDDSRDDAASALWHLLREGLLIPEREGGRPPRGEDPAAPDVPGREATYVFAHDRIRQAAYALLSEDERRHVHREAGRLLLREARGDLLDERLFAAVDHLHLGLERPGETVEGLELAELNFRAGLKAKGTAAFGAALVYLLRGIELLPREQWDARREQVFRLHKEAAECAYFSGDLELAGRLVRTALELAPSRLEQANLYCLLVLANAINARFDEGLRWALSGLRLFGVELPEHDYTQALAEELARVGPLMKGRSVEDLLDAPRLEDPALLACVRLLAELDNVAYYIHPELFALVNTRALNLTLEHGNSPWAPVVYGGHGMMLSMGAGDPVSGHAFASMAAELGRRQGDPRQECRALVSLLSLNHWVMPLRANPPLVRRAFAVGLAGGDLHFAGYALITGINTELAMGTELPRVLASVETCLSFLRKCGDVPMQDTATLLRQTIRALQGHTHRPARFDDDDFDEAAFLAAKEVAPLNRGFHAILRLFVAYLLGDFDEAWRLSEVAGRLIVHIRGSHRISRHNVVTSLLLAARCGDGSDTRAEALARIAANQRQLGAWAERCPENFRHKHQLVAAEVARLEGRHVEAMALYDAAIDGAHAEGFLQDEALGNELAGRYYHALGRKRFAALHLRAALEGFARWGAWAKVSLLEEEFPDLKSLGGRAWSGPAAPSENEGPQGAALDLRSLLKASATLVGEVVLDRLLEKLMAVCLESAGATRGALVLEEATTLVVRAQGTVSEPVSLEHTPLVSASTVPATLVEHAWLTGETLVLGDAAHQGRFVTDPRVVQRAVKSALAVPIQRQARTVGVLYLENDLATHAFTSERVGVLRTLSSQLAISLENSQLFERLNVEVRERRKAEATVRFLAESGLALAESLDLELTLAKATRMVVPFLADWCMFIVAEDDGRVRVAASAHADPEKEVGMRELLAKYPPDWNSPASIMGVLRTGRPLLRAELTAEVLAEAGQGPEYVTGILSLGTRTAMHVPLTSRGKTLGVITLATGAAGRHYGEADLDLAQELARRVAVCIDNARLYRAAQDAVRLRDEFLSVASHELNTPLTSLRLMVQSLKRHAPAGLPEAAVRALRTVDGQSLRLATLIEELLDVSRLHAGRLDLNLERVDLRDVIHRVATRLREPLERAGCALEVHVEGSIPGRWDAMRLGQVLLNLLSNAIKFGAGKPILLEAGVEHDTAWLRVRDRGIGIAPDRLPHIFDRFERAVSVRAYGGLGLGLHLVREILTALGGSIQVESTVGVGTTFTVELPCVGPPQEESGFPAVTAAAPAP
- a CDS encoding metal-dependent hydrolase family protein, which gives rise to MRRSLLLASLVLLSSVASAAEAPPPAAPVAGAPTSYVLKAARLFDAKAGKLVTPGVVVVQDGKVTAVGAGANVPAGARVVELGDATLLPGFMDAHTHLTGEPGPDWRQDLIDDLQRTIPEQTLESLPKVRATLMAGFTTVRNLGAPDFIDVGLRNSIRRGTVVGPRIIAATVGLGSTGGHCDGGNSFRKGVLAEESTRGVANGPEALRALVRENLKFGADLIKVCATGGVLSLNSDVDSPQLTQAELDAIVDEAHARKRKVAAHAHGAEGAKRAIRAGVDSIEHGSLLDDEALDLMKKKGTWYVPTAMAFQGVRERADKGMLPEENIKKVRAVDEARRQALRKAIAKGVRIAFGTDAGVFAHGRNAGEFALMVEAGLPPVEALRAATVNAAELLGVSSTLGTLEPGKLADVVAVPGNPLQDIRKTEGVFFVMKEGVVYRNDTEPQAPSAAR
- a CDS encoding MATE family efflux transporter gives rise to the protein MSSDTSPAGAEPSPVVEAGGLPEVAAPGLWTSLKEAVHGTRQDLTRLPIRRAIFLLSVPMVLEMVMESVFAVVDVFFVGRLGADAVATVGLTESLLTIIYAAAMGLSIGATALVSRRIGEGDPERAARTAVQAIGLGVALAIPIAVAGVVFARPLMALMGGSPWVLEHGVRYTQVMLGGMGSVLLLFLINAIFRGAGDAAISMRVLWLANAINIVLAPMLIFGVGPFPELGVMGAAVATTFGRSCGVAYQLYRLVRGDGRLKLRREHLKLEPGTMLAMLKLSGAGTAQALVNTTSWVVLARIVATFGSAAVAGYTIALRIVLFALLPSWGLSNAATTLVGQSLGARQPERGEQAVWTAARLNAIFLGTVGLVFFVTAEPLVAAFAREPEVVSHASHALRIISGGFLFYAFGMVLSQAFNGAGDTTTPTLLNICCFWLLEVPLAWVLAGPVGMGPSGVFLSIAVAFSVLAVAAVILFRRGTWKHREV
- a CDS encoding gamma carbonic anhydrase family protein, producing MGISLLPVSPPGAPTGGAAHFSLASSARVLGTLHLGPGAVIAQGAVIRSHGGSVRLGAGAAVLENATVTGASEHPVIVGERAVLGHRCVVLGAEVGALSEVGSGAILMPFARVGARCLVGEGTVIPSGMVVPDESVVEGRPGQLLRRATADDLERLRRLRGGNLSLPGQPLTAFSARDRAEDAPMGQLYTYRDKHPLVHPTATLFSTAEVSGDVVIGPGCIIGPGVKIVGDSEGPVRIGAGVQVLSNTVLHLPQDSSGLVLEDGVIIGPGCMVHGCHVGAGTLVEPGAILCDGSRLGRGCIVSAGSLVKPLSSFPDGARVEGFPAVQTGTLTTPPPPPRWALRPEDLAGLRRVG